GGATTACTAATGAGAAACAGTGAATTGAGACCTTCTGGATTAACTCCATTACCTGATACCAATAAGGTCGCAGAAAGAAAAAAAAGGTAACCATGTCCAGAATGATAGACCACACGGTCATAGCCGTGGAGGGTGGAAATGACGTGGCCATGGCTACTATAACACATTTGGCCGTGGGAATCACTATGGCATAGGCCGTGGGTATCAACCCAATTTGAGTCATGGTCAAGGCAGTGGCCGTGGTATATCCTCTAAACCACAAAGCTCGACCAAATCAGTGTGCCATAGATGTGGAATAGGGAACCATTGGGCTAAGATATGAAGGACTCCCAAACATTTTTGTGACCTCTATCAAAAGAGAGTCTGAAATGGAAGAATCCTGAAATCCACTTGGTCTATAAAGATGGTGAAAATAATTTCGAACATGATCAAGATGATCTTATGGAATATGAGACTTATGATTGCCTAAAAGAATCAAGTTGATAATCTGATTTCGACATCAAACTTGTGTGATTGCTTTGCTTGTATGCTTTCTCTGATTTTTATCTCCTTGAATTTATTTCTATTACATTGTCTGCTTAGATTAAATGAATGAATGATTTTTCTATATGAGTAAACTGAAAAACGCCAATATAAGTACTAAAGCAGGTATCGTCAGTCTNNNNNNNNNNNNNNNNNNNNNNNNNNNNNNNNNNNNNNNNNNNNNNNNNNNNNNNNNNNNNNNNNNNNNNNNNNNNNNNNNNNNNNNNNNNNNNNNNNNNNNNNNNNNNNNNNNNNNNNNNNNNNNNNNNNNNNNNNNNNNNNNNNNNNNNNNNNNNNNNNNNNNNNNNNNNNNNNNNNNNNNNNNNNNNNNNNNNNNNNNNNNNNNNNNNNNNNNNNNNNNNNNNNNNNNNNNNNNNNNNNNNNNNNNNNNNNNNNNNNNNNNNNNNNNNNNNNNNNNNNNNNNNNNNNNNNNNNNNNNNNNNNNNNNNNNNNNNNNNNNNNNNNNNNNNNNNNNNNNNNNNNNNNNNNNNNNNNNNNNNNNNNNNNNNNNNNNNNNNNNNNNNNNNNNNNNNNNNNNNNNNNNNNNNNNNNNNNNNNNNNNNNNNNNNNNNNNNNNNNNNNNNNNNNNNNNNNNNNNNNNNNNNNNNNNNNNNNNNNNNNNNNNNNNNNNNNNNNNNNNNNNNNNNNNNNNNNNNNNNNNNNNNNNNNNNNNNNNNNNNNNNNNNNNNNNNNNNNNNNNNNNNNNNNNNNNNNNNNNNNNNNNNNNNNNNNNNNNNNNNNNNNNNNNNNNNNNNNNNNNNNNNNNNNNNNNNNNNNNNNNNNNNNNNNNNNNNNNNNNNNNNNNNNNNNNNNNNNNNNNNNNNNNNNNNNNNNNNNNNNNNNNNNNNNNNNNNNNNNNNNNNNNNNNNNNNNNNNNNNNNNNNNNNNNNNNNNNNNNNNNNNNNNNNNNNNNNNNNNNNNNNNNNNNNNNNNNNNNNNNNNNNNNNNNNNNNNNNNNNNNNNNNNNNNNNNNNNNNNNNNNNNNNNNNNNNNNNNNNNNNNNNNNNNNNNNNNNNNNNNNNNNNNNNNNNNNNNNNNNNNNNNNNNNNNNNNNNNNNNNNNNNNNNNNNNNNNNNNNNNNNNNNNNNNNNNNNNNNNNNNNNNNNNNNNNNNNNNNNNNNNNNNNNNNNNNNNNNNNNNNNNNNNNNNNNNNNNNNNNNNNNNNNNNNNNNNNNNNNNNNNNNNNNNNNNNNNNNNNNNNNNNNNNNNNNNNNNNNNNNNNNNNNNNNNNNNNNNNNNNNNNNNNNNNNNNNNNNNNNNNNNNNNNNNNNNNNNNNNNNNNNNNNNNNNNNNNNNNNNNNNNNNNNNNNNNNNNNNNNNNNNNNNNNNNNNNNNNNNNNNNNNNNNNNNNNNNNNNNNNNNNNNNNNNNNNNNNNNNNNNNNNNNNNNNNNNNNNNNNNNNNNNNNNNNNNNNNNNNNNNNNNNNNNNNNNNNNNNNNNNNNNNNNNNNNNNNNNNNNNNNNNNNNNNNNNNNNNNNNNNNNNNNNNNNNNNNNNNNNNNNNNNNNNNNNNNNNNNNNNNNNNNNNNNNNNNNNNNNNNNNNNNNNNNNNNNNNNNNNNNNNNNNNNNNNNNNNNNNNNNNNNNNNNNNNNNNNNNNNNNNNNNNNNNNNNNNNNNNNNNNNNNNNNNNNNNNNNNNNNNNNNNNNNNNNNNNNNNNNNNNNNNNNNNNNNNNNNNNNNNNNNNNNNNNNNNNNNNNNNNNNNNNNNNNNNNNNNNNNNNNNNNNNNNNNNNNNNNNNNNNNNNNNNNNNNNNNNNNNNNNNNNNNNNNNNNNNNNNNNNNNNNNNNNNNNNNNNNNNNNNNNNNNNNNNNNNNNNNNNNNNNNNNNNNNNNNNNNNNNNNNNNNNNNNNNNNNNNNNNNNNNNNNNNNNNNNNNNNNNNNNNNNNNNNNNNNNNNNNNNNNNNNNNNNNNNNNNNNNNNNNNNNNNNNNNNNNNNNNNTATTATCTTTTAATGAACGAAAACATTTTTTTTTGTTTTTATAGGTAAGCCATTGTTTAGCTACTGGGCACCCACCTAAAGATTGGTTACGTGAGATAGTTTGTGGTCCAAAGTTTGTTGCAAAGTCATATCCGAGATATTGCACACGAGGATATGCATTCAGAGTTCTTAAGGAAAATATTGTAAGGAGAACAGTTGATTGTGGGGTTTCTTCGTCATCCGGAGACGATGTGTACTACGGTAACGTACGCGAGATTTTGGAAATTCAGTACCCGGGAATGATTGGCATGAGATGTATTGTCTTCAACTGTGAGTGGTACGACAACGTTGTTGGTCGCGGAGTAAGCACTGACGCATTCGGTGTTACATCTGTACATTCGCGACGACGACTGGATTTTTACGATCCATTCATTCTTGCTTCACAAGCTGACCAGGTATGTATGTTGAAATATATTTTCCATCGGAAGTAATCATATATAATTACTTCGACTTATATAATTTATAATTTTTCAGGTTTGCTATATTCGTTATCCGCGGATTAGGCAAAGGAACGATCCTTGGATCGTTGTCATGTCAATAAATCCCAGAAGCCGAGTACAAGGAGTATTTGATCCACTACAACAACAATTAACCGAAGAGGACGGCGAGATTGGAGAGTTTGACGAAGACAATTCAGATTCATCATGTTCATCATCAGATAATTCCTCAGATGGAGAGTAGATACTCTTTTATGAATGTATATGCAAATTACTTTTAAACATTGTAGATTTCTTCTAAAAACAAATTATGGGTTTGAAACGTTGTATACTTTTAAATTACAAAAAATAAATTAGATTTGTTGATTCTAAAATCGAACGGTTTTGATTGA
The DNA window shown above is from Brassica oleracea var. oleracea cultivar TO1000 chromosome C3, BOL, whole genome shotgun sequence and carries:
- the LOC106333507 gene encoding uncharacterized protein LOC106333507 gives rise to the protein MIGMRCIVFNCEWYDNVVGRGVSTDAFGVTSVHSRRRLDFYDPFILASQADQVCYIRYPRIRQRNDPWIVVMSINPRSRVQGVFDPLQQQLTEEDGEIGEFDEDNSDSSCSSSDNSSDGE